A window of the Parabacteroides merdae ATCC 43184 genome harbors these coding sequences:
- the miaA gene encoding tRNA (adenosine(37)-N6)-dimethylallyltransferase MiaA translates to MNSLVILLGPTGVGKTELSLRVAEHFGSPIISSDSRQLYKDLPIGTAAPTVEQMARVRHYMVGTLSLTDYYSASSFEEDVMSLLRELHQTHPTVVMTGGSMMYIDAVTKGIDDIPTVTPEIRTAIYKQFEEEGLSPILAELKETDPIHYNEVDRNNYKRVIHAVEICRMTGKPYSSFRTNTRKERPFRIIQIGLTRDREELYDRINRRVDQMMADGMLEEARRVYPFRKLNSLNTVGYKELFKYLDGEWTLDFAIEKIKRNSRVYARKQMTWFKRDTDIRWFHPDEKEAILCYLDATLNTRL, encoded by the coding sequence ATGAACTCTCTTGTCATATTATTGGGGCCGACAGGAGTCGGCAAGACAGAACTGAGTCTGCGTGTAGCAGAGCATTTCGGTTCTCCGATCATTTCTTCCGACTCCCGTCAGCTTTACAAAGACCTTCCGATAGGCACAGCCGCCCCTACGGTTGAACAGATGGCACGTGTACGCCATTATATGGTCGGCACATTGTCACTCACCGATTATTACAGCGCAAGCAGTTTCGAGGAAGATGTGATGTCTCTACTCAGGGAACTCCACCAGACACATCCGACTGTCGTTATGACAGGTGGTAGCATGATGTATATCGATGCCGTCACAAAAGGGATCGACGATATCCCCACCGTCACCCCCGAAATCCGAACCGCCATCTACAAGCAATTTGAAGAAGAGGGCCTCTCCCCTATCCTTGCCGAGTTGAAGGAAACAGACCCTATACATTATAATGAAGTAGATCGAAACAACTACAAACGCGTAATCCATGCCGTTGAAATCTGCCGCATGACCGGCAAACCCTATTCCTCCTTCCGTACCAACACCCGAAAAGAACGGCCGTTCCGTATCATCCAGATAGGACTTACCCGCGACCGTGAAGAACTTTACGATCGCATCAACCGCCGCGTAGACCAAATGATGGCCGACGGCATGCTGGAAGAAGCACGCCGCGTTTATCCTTTCCGCAAATTGAACTCCCTCAACACTGTCGGCTACAAAGAGCTGTTCAAATACCTGGATGGCGAATGGACATTAGATTTCGCCATTGAAAAGATAAAACGCAACTCTCGTGTTTACGCTCGCAAACAAATGACCTGGTTCAAACGGGATACTGACATCCGATGGTTCCATCCGGATGAAAAGGAGGCGATACTGTGCTATTTAGACGCCACCCTCAACACCCGCTTGTGA